GACGGCGGAAGCGACTACCGTCTGCTCAGCCACCACGTCGCCGGACGCCCGATGCCCGCCAACGGCCCCATCGTCGGCCACGTGGCGCCGGACTGTTCCGCCTACGTCGCCGTCACGCACTCGGCGATCACCCTCGCCCCCACTCTCGGCCGCCTCATCGCGGAGGAGTTGACGACCGGAACGCCGCCCACCGAACTCCGCCGCTGCCAGCCCCAACTTCGCGGCGATCTGAGCCGGGACCGTGGTGCCGAGTAAAGTCGGAGCATGCCTGCGACGCTGGTGCCGATCGTGCTCGAGGGGCGCCACGTGCGGCTCGAGCCGCTGGCCCTCGACCACGTCCCAGCCCTCTTCCAGGCCGGTGGCGGAGACGAGGAGGTTTGGCGCTATTTGAGTGCGCCGACGCCGGTCAGTGAAGAGGAGCTCGCTGCGATCGTGGCGAAGCGGTTGCGGGAAGTCGGCGCGGGCCGGCGCATTGCTTTCACAGTATTCGAATGCGCACAGGGCACGGCGATCGGAACGACGAATCTGCATAGCTGGCACGTGGCGGAGGGGCGCGTGGAGATCGGCGGCACCTGGTTCGGCCGACGCTGGTGGCGCACTGCTGCGAACACCGAGACCAAGCTGTTGACGATGACGCACGCGTTCGAGACTCTCGGCTTCGCGAAAGTGCTTTGGCGCGTCGACGTGGGCAATACGCGCTCCCAGGCGGCGCTCGCACGCATCGGAGCCCAACTCCAGGAGCACAGGGACGGGGCGCCGGTCAAGCTCGACGGGTCCCGGCGCGACCTGCTCGTCTATGCGATGCACCGATCCGAGTGGGCGGCGGCGAAAACCAAGCTGGCTGACCGGTTGGCGCTGGACTAGTGCCGAAAACCGCTCTTTGTTGCGATTTGATGATCGACTGAGCGCTGGTGGGGTGTGGGATGACATGTCGGGTCAGGGTGTGGGCGGGCGCTTCGCGTCGCCTGGTTCTTCTGACCACCCGCCCACCCGTTGCGTTGGCGAGGCGGGTTGGGGTTTCAAGATCTCGCCTCCGGCGCGGACCCTTCCCTCGGAGAGAGATGCCGGGGTTGCGTGGGTGCTGGCGTTGGTGGGGCGGGTTGGGGTTCGGGATGGTGGGGTGTCGGGGGTGGGCTCTCTCCTCGGTCGGTTCCCCGGAGGCAATCAGGAACCTGCCGGGAGGTCAAGCGGCGGTGGTTTGCGCTGATGCTGGATCTTGCATGGCGCCGCTTGACCTCCCGGCAGAACCCTGATCGGGCTTCGCCTGCCCGACCGAGGAGAGAACCCACCCCCTGGGGGAGTGGTGCGAGCTGCGCTCGGGCCGAGTCCCGGCCCGTGGCCTGGTCGCGCTTGGTGCGGAAGGATTCTGCATCACCTAGACCCGGCCATCCCAATCATCGATCCGCCCGAAGCGTCGGCGTGCTCGGGTCGCGCTTGATGTCAGATCCTGCATGGCCTCGGCGCGATCGAGCCCGATCCCGGATCTCGCGGCACAATCCCGCAGGCCCGGCCGTGCCCGATACGGAAGGCTTCTGCATCACCCTGGTCCGATCGGCCCGGAGCCCACGCACCGCGCACGATCGCGTAGCTCGGTCGCACGACGAGGACAATTCCTGCACCGTTCTCGGCCACGCCCCCGCCGCCATCTGCCCAGCCACCGCGTCCACCGCCCCTCCCGTCACAAGCCCCGATCCCTGTACGACTCCATGCTAGCTGCTAGCACTGACAAAAGTCGTTTATACGGTATATGCCGGATAAGCGAAAATCATGAAGATTTCCGGGGAACTCGGGCGCGCTCTCCCGGCATTGAAAGGGGTAGAGAAGAAAAGCGCAGCTCGGAACGGCGATGCATGATCGTGCATCAAGCGCGACCGGGCCACGGGCGGGACTCGGCCCGAGCGCAGCTCAGACTCACCCCCGGCACCCCACCACCCCCAACGTCACCCCGTCCCACCAACGCCGGCACCCACGAAGCCCGGCATCTCTCTCCGAGGAAGGGCCCGCCAGCGGCGACTTTCGTCTTGAAACCGCAGCTCGCCCCGCCAACGCAACGGGTGGGTGGGTGGACAGAAGAACCGGGCGAAGCGAAGCGGCCGCCCCCACCCAAACAACCACCCGACCCGACCGACCACCACCTCCCAGCAACACTCAGCCGATCATCAAATCGCTCTAGGCAGCCGTCTTGAAGCCGTGGACGTAGAGGTCGCGCAAAACGCCGAGTTCGGCGGCGTGGTGGGCGGCTTCGTCGAGCGCGAACAGCGCGAGCTGCAGGTAGGTCTTCTCGGCGAACGCCTTGGCGCGCGGGCCCATGGGCTCGAGCAGGCGCTTGTCGCCGAGGGCCGCGAGGCGGGATTCGAAGTTTGCCCAGTCGTCGGCGAGTGCCTGGACGGCCTCGTCCGCCGTGCCGGGCCAGACGTTTACGTCGGTGAGGTCTGTGTCCTCGAAGAACGCCCGGTAATGGCGCAGGCAGTCGGCGCCGATATGCCACATGCGCCACGCGATCGTGGTGAAGGGCGACGGGTCCGCGGAGTCCGGCGGGCAAGGGTCGGCGCGGACCACGCCGTCGGAGTGGGCGCGCACGGTCACGCAATCCGGGACGGGCTGCCACAGGTATTCGGCGTCTGTCATGCCCTCGAGCCGTGCGAACGTGCGGGAACGGATGTCCTCGAAGGTGTGCATCAGGTCTCGAGTAATAGGGTCATGTTCATTTGTCGACATAGCGGTCTCCAGTCCGGTCACGTCGTCGCCTGGATCTTCTTCCGCATGGACATGGACGTCACGGCGAACCCTCGACCGCGATACAGCGCGATCGCTGCCTCGTTGTCGCCGTCGACGCTCAGGCCCAACGCCGTTCGGCCCTCGCCGGCGGCGAAACGCCTCCGCGGCCGTGAGGATGGCGGTTCCGTAGCCGCGGCGCCGGAAGGGCGTGAAGACGTTGAGGTCGTATACCCAGGCTGCGCTCGCGTTGCTGGGGTCCGGGCCGATCCAGGTGTTGCCGACGGCCTCACCGGCTTCGTTCTCCGCCGTCAGGAGGTAGTGGTCGGCGGTGTCGAGGCCGTCGGGGAGGAATCTGGCCGTGCCGCGGCGGACCCGCTCCACGGCGAGGTCCTCCGGCATGACCTTACTCAGCACTCGTACTGATTCGGCCTCGCGATGCTCCGTCGCCGCCGCGTATTCGATCTCTGTCATCTTCCGCAGATTCACTGTGGCCACGATCCATCATCGACCACCCGGCCGGTTCTGCGGGCCGGTGCCGCGCTCACTCCTCGCCCGAGAATCGCTCCCAGGCCGACTGCCGGCTGATCCCCAGCGACTCGCCGATCTTCGCCCAGGTCGTCCCGCGGCGGCGCAGTTCCTGGACCCACTCGCGCAGCCCGGCCTCCACCTGCTGGGCCGTGCGCGCCATCCGGGCCAGGCGGGTGAGCATCTCCGCGTCGGTGAGGTCGGCCCATTCCGGCATGCGCGGGCTGGACGCCCGGCCCATGTGCTCGGCGATGATCGTCTCGGCCAGGCCCACGCACTCGTTGCAGATGTAGACGCCCGGCCCGGCGACGACCTTCTCCACCTCCGCGTGCGGCTTGGAGCAGAAGGAGCACCGGATCGGCTCGGCCTCGTCAATCTGGGTCATCGTCGCTCTCCTTCGGCAGCGTGTCAGGCTCGCCCTGACACGGCTGACGCTAGCTTGTCAGGTTGATCCTGACAAGCCTGACGGCGCGTCGGCCACCGAAATCCCCTCGATCCGCGCCGTCGCCCTTGGTAGCGTGAGCGCGGGCCGTGACTGGCGCTGAGGTGGGCTACCACCGGGGAGCGGCCCGGCGGGTTTCAGCACCGCCCTGCCGCGCGCCTGGGCGATCACTGCGACCGCGCCGAGCCCAGGAAAAGCCACTGAGATGACCCTCACCTCCACCGCCCGCCTCATGGACGGCACCGCCGTCGCCGCCCGCATCCTCGAAGCCGCCACCCGCGACGCGGCCGCGCTCGCCCGCGACACCGGCGTGACGCCGTGTCTGGCCACCGTTCTGGTCGGCGACGACCCGGCTTCGGCCACCTACGTGCGGATGAAGCAGAACCGCTGTGCAAAGGCCGGTATCCGCTCGCGCCACGTCGCGCTGCCGCAGAGCGCGACCACGTCCGAGGTGGTCGAGGCCGTCAGTGCCCTGTCAGCTGATCCGGACGTGCACGGCATCCTGGTCCAGCACCCGGCGCCGGCCGCCGTCGACGAGCGTGCCGTGTTCGAGGCCATCGACCCTGCCAAGGACGTCGACGGCGTCACCCTGCACTCCTTCGCCGCGTTGAGCTTCGGGCTGCCGGGCTTCCAATCCTGCACCCCCGGCGGCGTCATGCGGCTGCTGCGTGAATACGGGGTCGAACTCGCAGGCCGGCACGCCGTCGTGGTGGGCCGCAGCCCGATCCTCGGCAAGCCGATCGGCATGCTGCTGCTCGCCGGCGACGCCACGGTGACGTACTGCCACTCACGTACCGTCGACCTGCCCGAGATCACCCGATCCGCGGACGTCCTGGTGGCGGCGGTAGGGCGGCCGGAGCTCATCCGCGGCGGCTGGGTCAAGTCCGGCGCGGTCGTGATCGACGCCGGATACAGCCCGGGCAATGTCGGCGACGTCGAGTTCGAGGCCGCCGCCCGCCGCGCATCGCTGATCACCCCGGTCCCTGGCGGCGTCGGGCCGATGACGATCGCCGTGCTGCTCGAGCAGACCGTACGCGCCGCCGCGCAGCAGCTCGGCCGGTCGCTTTAATCAGAGCTCTGATCGAGCCCGGCGCAACGCGTCGGCGAACTCGCGGGCCGTCGCGAAACCGATCGCAGGCTGCTCCTGCAGCGCGTAGTCGATCACCTGGGCCAATGCGCCCGGCACGTTCGGCTCACGCTGCCGGATCGGCACCGGGGCGGAGTGCAGGATCACGTGCCAGTGGTCCTGCACTCCGAAGTCCCGCACGTACGCGCCGGTCAGGCACTTGTACAGGCACGCCGCCAGCGCCCAGACGTCCACCGCGAACGGCACGTCCCGGAAGTTCACCACCTGCTGCCTCGGCATGTACCAGGGCTTGCCGGCGGTCGTGCCGGTGCGTGTCAGACCACTGAGCCCGGCTTGATCGAAGGCCTTGGCCAGGCCGAAGTCGCCCACTTTCGCCGTGAACCCGGCAGATCCGCCGCCCGACGTCCACGGACCGTTGGCGAGCAGAACGTTCGAGGGGCTCAGATCGCGGTGCACCACGCCCTGGCCGTGCGCGTACTCGAGGCCGGCTGCGACGTCCAGGGTGTAGCGCAGCGCCTCGTCTACGGACAGCCGCCCACCGCGGTACTCCAGCAGCCGGTCCAGACTGCCACCCGCGCAGTATTCGGTGGTGAAGAAGAACGCGCCGTCGGCGAACCCGTCCTCGTAGAGCGCGGCGATATTGGGGTGTCGCAGGACCCTGGTTAGCGCGACCTCGCGCAGGAATCGCTTGCGGGCGTTGGGGTTCGCCGCCACCTTCGGCAGCATGAGCTTGAGCGCGACCTCGTGCCCGGTGTGCTGGTGCCGCGCCAGGTACACCGCGCCCATTCCGCCCCGGCCGAGTTCCCGAAGCAGCGTGTACTGCGCGATCGGCGCGAGCTCCGCCCGCTCGCCGTCCTGCGCCAGGTCTATCAGCAGCCTGAGTACGGCGTCCGGCTCCGTCCGGCAGTCCGCGCAGACGTACTCGCCCAACCTCGTGCCGATCTCGTGCGTGATCTCGCGCCCGCACTTCGAGCAGCCCGGCGGGATCATCGTCAAGACCGTGGCCGGATCCTCGGGCGGCGGAAGGCTCACCTCGATCCGGAAGGCGACGGACTTGCCCAGCCGCAATTCGTCCCCGTCGACCAGGTCCCGCTCCTGGAAGCCGAGCGCGCGGCCCTGCTCGGGGGTGTGGTGCGCCTCGCGCTGGCCGATCTTCCGGCCGTTGACGAAGGTGCCGTTGCGGCTGCCGAGATCCCGCACGCGCACGTCCGGCGGGTTGATGTCGAGCAGGCAGTGGTGCCGGGAGACCGACTTGTGGGTGTCGTCGTTCGGCAGCCGCGGCTCGCAGTCCTCGCCCCGGCCGATCAGGCAGGTCGAACGTTCGTCGAACACGTACTCGCTGCGTCCGGTCCCGCCGTGCAGCACCGCCAGTATGACCGTGGCAGTGTTCGTATTTCGGGGCGCGGGATCAGGAAGCACCGAAACATCGTCGCAGACACCGCAGATGTCCGTCCCCTCCCGTCGGCGATATCGTGACCAGTGCAGCAGCCGCGGCCAGGGACCGGTCCCGCCTCGCGCGCGTTAGCGTGGGCGCGAGATGCCGCAAAGGAACCCGAGGGAGAGCGAAATGGGGTTCGAGGGATTCGGCGGGGCGACGCCGGCCGGGACGATCCTCGTGGTGGCCGAGGAGCGGCGGTACCAGAAGAAGCTCGGCCCGCAGTGCGAGGTCCTGTTCGGCCGCGGCGGGGACGACGTACACCTCGCCGTCGGCGTCGACGACCCCTACGTCAGCCGCCGCCAGGGCCTGCTGCTGTGCGACGGCTACCAGTGGCGGCTGCGCAACATCGGCCGGCTGCCGATCCGGCTGGTGGACGAGACCATGGTGCTCAGCGGCCACGAGCTGCCGCTCAAGACCGGCTGCACCCCGCTGCTGGTGGGCGCGCCGGTGCACCGCGTGTACCTGGTCGAGGTGCACGTCAGCGGGCCGGCCCGGCCCGGCGCCGAGGTCGGGCCGGAGAGCCCGACCCGCTCGCCGGACGAATACGAGCTCAGCGACACCGAGCGGCTCGCCCTGGTCGCGATCGGCCAGCGCTACCTGCGCCAGGATCCGGCTCCGCAACCGGTCTCCTGGGGCCAGGCCGCCGCGGATCTCAGCCGCGCCCCCGGCGGACGCCGCTGGACCGCCCGCGCGGTCGAGCACGTGGTGGCCGCCGTCCGCCAGCGCCTGGCCACCGGCCGCGCGCCGATCCCGAACATCCTGCGCGGCGAGATGCCCGAGCCGGTCGGCAACACGCTGAACCACAACCTCATCAGTGCCCTGTTGCGCTCGGCCACCCTCACCCCGCTCGACCTCGCTCTGCTGGGCGAGGACGAAGAGTTCTGAGAGCCCCGACCGGGGACCCGTCCCCGCTGCCCTTCCTTAGGCTGCTCAAGAGGTCGGCCGGGAAAGGAGCACAGCGTTGGAGTTCGAGGATTTCGAGCCGCGGGCTCTGCCGGCCGCCACGACGCGCCTGCGCAGCGCGGTGCCCGAAGGGCCGCCGGGGGCGATCTTCGTGCTGGCCGCCGAGGGCGGCTACGCGGCGCCGCCCGGAACCGCGGCCGTACGCTTCGGCCGGGGACGCGCGTCGGTGCAGGTCGCCATCGGAGTGCGCGATCCGTATATCAGCAGGCTGCATGGCGTGCTGACATTCGACGGACGAGAGTGGTGGCTGCACAACGAGGGGAGGCTGCCGATCTGTCTGCCCGACAACGCGATGGTGCTCTCCGGACGCTGTCTGCCGCTCGCTGCCGGCTATACACCACTGCTGATCCGCACTCCGCGTAAGATCTCTTATCTGCTCGAGGTGCACGTCGTCGGGGGCGGCGAAAACCCCGCTGCGGCCCACGCCCTCGGGTTCGGCGGCCGGCCCGAGCTCTTCCTGCTCTCCGAGCACGAGCGGCTCGTGCTCGTCGTGCTGGCGCAACGGTATCTGCGGCAGGAGCGCTACCCGCATCCGGTCTCCTGGAAGCAGGTCGCCGAGGACCTCAACCGGGTGAGCCAGCGGGCGGA
This genomic window from Actinospica robiniae DSM 44927 contains:
- a CDS encoding bifunctional 5,10-methylenetetrahydrofolate dehydrogenase/5,10-methenyltetrahydrofolate cyclohydrolase: MTLTSTARLMDGTAVAARILEAATRDAAALARDTGVTPCLATVLVGDDPASATYVRMKQNRCAKAGIRSRHVALPQSATTSEVVEAVSALSADPDVHGILVQHPAPAAVDERAVFEAIDPAKDVDGVTLHSFAALSFGLPGFQSCTPGGVMRLLREYGVELAGRHAVVVGRSPILGKPIGMLLLAGDATVTYCHSRTVDLPEITRSADVLVAAVGRPELIRGGWVKSGAVVIDAGYSPGNVGDVEFEAAARRASLITPVPGGVGPMTIAVLLEQTVRAAAQQLGRSL
- a CDS encoding GNAT family N-acetyltransferase, translated to MPATLVPIVLEGRHVRLEPLALDHVPALFQAGGGDEEVWRYLSAPTPVSEEELAAIVAKRLREVGAGRRIAFTVFECAQGTAIGTTNLHSWHVAEGRVEIGGTWFGRRWWRTAANTETKLLTMTHAFETLGFAKVLWRVDVGNTRSQAALARIGAQLQEHRDGAPVKLDGSRRDLLVYAMHRSEWAAAKTKLADRLALD
- a CDS encoding protein kinase domain-containing protein, with the translated sequence MLPDPAPRNTNTATVILAVLHGGTGRSEYVFDERSTCLIGRGEDCEPRLPNDDTHKSVSRHHCLLDINPPDVRVRDLGSRNGTFVNGRKIGQREAHHTPEQGRALGFQERDLVDGDELRLGKSVAFRIEVSLPPPEDPATVLTMIPPGCSKCGREITHEIGTRLGEYVCADCRTEPDAVLRLLIDLAQDGERAELAPIAQYTLLRELGRGGMGAVYLARHQHTGHEVALKLMLPKVAANPNARKRFLREVALTRVLRHPNIAALYEDGFADGAFFFTTEYCAGGSLDRLLEYRGGRLSVDEALRYTLDVAAGLEYAHGQGVVHRDLSPSNVLLANGPWTSGGGSAGFTAKVGDFGLAKAFDQAGLSGLTRTGTTAGKPWYMPRQQVVNFRDVPFAVDVWALAACLYKCLTGAYVRDFGVQDHWHVILHSAPVPIRQREPNVPGALAQVIDYALQEQPAIGFATAREFADALRRARSEL
- a CDS encoding ClpX C4-type zinc finger protein, with product MTQIDEAEPIRCSFCSKPHAEVEKVVAGPGVYICNECVGLAETIIAEHMGRASSPRMPEWADLTDAEMLTRLARMARTAQQVEAGLREWVQELRRRGTTWAKIGESLGISRQSAWERFSGEE
- a CDS encoding FHA domain-containing protein, which codes for MEFEDFEPRALPAATTRLRSAVPEGPPGAIFVLAAEGGYAAPPGTAAVRFGRGRASVQVAIGVRDPYISRLHGVLTFDGREWWLHNEGRLPICLPDNAMVLSGRCLPLAAGYTPLLIRTPRKISYLLEVHVVGGGENPAAAHALGFGGRPELFLLSEHERLVLVVLAQRYLRQERYPHPVSWKQVAEDLNRVSQRADWSPRSAADVVDAVRERLSIGEAGAVEGSVLNHQLIRSLLHNTALLPSDLHLLEDETLPPGTAAEV
- a CDS encoding GNAT family N-acetyltransferase; this encodes MTEIEYAAATEHREAESVRVLSKVMPEDLAVERVRRGTARFLPDGLDTADHYLLTAENEAGEAVGNTWIGPDPSNASAAWVYDLNVFTPFRRRGYGTAILTAAEAFRRRRGPNGVGPERRRRQRGSDRAVSRSRVRRDVHVHAEEDPGDDVTGLETAMSTNEHDPITRDLMHTFEDIRSRTFARLEGMTDAEYLWQPVPDCVTVRAHSDGVVRADPCPPDSADPSPFTTIAWRMWHIGADCLRHYRAFFEDTDLTDVNVWPGTADEAVQALADDWANFESRLAALGDKRLLEPMGPRAKAFAEKTYLQLALFALDEAAHHAAELGVLRDLYVHGFKTAA